From Deinococcus reticulitermitis, the proteins below share one genomic window:
- a CDS encoding 3-hydroxybutyrate dehydrogenase: protein MTQPSPSSTETRVALVTGGTSGIGLAIAERLTRDGLRVAVLDLDRPQARVVAAERGLAFIGADLARREDCRRAVEETVVALGGLDVLVNNAGFQHIDPVRDFPEDTWDTMLHVMLTAPFLLSKYAWAHLTRSGQGRIINVASIHGHVASPFKSAYVSAKHGLIGLTRTAALEAGEQGLTVNAICPGYVRTPLVEGQIADQARTRGLSPQEVEQKVMLEPAAIKRLLDPQDVAALASYVASPAAWGMTGAVLDLDLGWTAR from the coding sequence ATGACTCAACCCAGCCCCTCTTCCACCGAGACCCGGGTGGCCCTCGTCACTGGCGGTACCAGCGGCATCGGGCTGGCGATCGCCGAGCGCCTGACCCGCGACGGCCTGCGGGTGGCTGTCCTTGATCTCGACCGCCCGCAGGCCCGCGTGGTGGCCGCCGAGCGTGGCCTGGCCTTCATCGGCGCCGATCTCGCGCGCCGCGAGGACTGCCGCCGGGCGGTGGAGGAGACCGTGGTGGCCCTGGGCGGCCTCGACGTGCTCGTGAACAACGCCGGCTTTCAGCACATCGACCCGGTGCGCGACTTTCCCGAAGACACCTGGGACACCATGCTGCACGTGATGCTCACCGCCCCCTTCTTGCTGAGCAAGTACGCCTGGGCGCACCTCACCCGCTCGGGCCAGGGCCGCATCATCAATGTCGCGAGCATCCACGGCCACGTGGCGAGCCCGTTCAAGAGTGCCTACGTCAGCGCCAAACACGGCCTGATCGGCCTGACCCGCACGGCGGCGCTCGAGGCGGGCGAGCAGGGGCTCACCGTCAACGCGATCTGTCCCGGTTATGTCCGCACGCCGCTCGTCGAGGGCCAGATCGCGGACCAGGCCCGCACGCGTGGCCTCTCACCTCAGGAGGTCGAGCAGAAGGTGATGCTCGAACCCGCCGCGATCAAGCGCCTGCTCGACCCGCAGGACGTGGCCGCCCTCGCGAGCTATGTCGCCAGTCCCGCCGCCTGGGGGATGACGGGCGCGGTGCTTGACCTTGACCTCGGCTGGACCGCGCGCTGA
- a CDS encoding ABC transporter ATP-binding protein codes for MTSVAGPAPQPRAAAHAGRPVALEARRLVKDFRGFRATNEVDLPIFEGEIHAIIGPNGAGKTTLFNLLSGFLKPTSGEVHLFGERIDTLEPYQIVRRGLSRSFQISSVFPTLTVLDNVLVALQSPTALPGQFWTPLSRLRALTPQAEAILEDVGLGSAHTRLAADLSHGEKRQLEIGISMTQNPRVLLLDEPTSGMGSEGIHRVIALVRQVARGRTVVLVEHNMSVVSELADHITVLQYGSVLATGSYDEVRRDPRVIEAYLGEEGHA; via the coding sequence ATGACGAGCGTCGCTGGCCCGGCCCCCCAGCCCCGCGCCGCCGCGCACGCCGGGAGGCCGGTCGCGCTCGAAGCGCGGCGGCTCGTCAAGGACTTCCGGGGCTTTCGCGCGACCAACGAGGTCGACCTGCCGATTTTCGAGGGAGAGATCCACGCGATCATCGGCCCGAACGGGGCCGGTAAGACGACGCTCTTTAACCTGCTCTCGGGCTTCCTGAAACCCACGAGCGGCGAGGTCCACCTCTTCGGGGAGCGCATCGATACGCTCGAGCCGTACCAGATCGTGCGCCGCGGGCTGTCGCGCTCGTTTCAGATCAGCTCGGTGTTTCCGACGCTGACGGTGCTCGACAACGTCCTCGTCGCGCTCCAAAGTCCGACCGCCCTGCCCGGGCAATTCTGGACGCCGCTTTCGCGCCTGCGCGCCCTGACCCCGCAGGCGGAGGCGATTCTGGAAGACGTGGGACTTGGCAGTGCCCACACCCGGCTCGCCGCCGACCTCTCGCACGGCGAAAAGCGGCAGCTCGAAATCGGAATCTCGATGACCCAGAATCCCCGGGTGCTGCTGCTCGACGAGCCGACCTCGGGGATGGGCTCGGAGGGCATCCACCGCGTGATCGCCCTGGTGCGGCAGGTGGCGCGTGGGCGCACGGTGGTGCTGGTTGAGCACAACATGAGCGTGGTCTCGGAACTTGCCGACCACATCACGGTCCTCCAGTACGGCTCGGTGCTCGCGACCGGCTCGTACGACGAGGTGCGGCGTGACCCCCGCGTGATCGAGGCCTACCTCGGTGAGGAGGGCCACGCGTGA
- a CDS encoding ABC transporter ATP-binding protein, translating into MSVPAPIPTVSPATPGAAPLLEVRNLNAYYGQSHVLHDINLRVHPGEVVSLIGRNGAGKTTTLKSIMGVLRSRTGQITFGGQDILRLPSNRVAARGVAWVPEERAILSTLSVKENLELPPVRPGGWTTERAYQAFPVLRERGHHPGSKLSGGEQQMLAMVRVLRSGPKLLLLDEPSEGLAPVIVQSIGRIIAELQREGLAVLLVEQNLRFATRLADRHYVFVDGKIVEEVQRDEVPARHGDLLRYLSV; encoded by the coding sequence GTGAGTGTGCCGGCCCCCATCCCCACCGTGTCTCCTGCCACCCCAGGCGCCGCGCCGCTGCTCGAGGTTCGCAACCTCAACGCCTACTATGGCCAGAGCCACGTCCTGCACGACATCAACCTGCGCGTCCACCCCGGCGAGGTGGTCAGCCTGATTGGGCGCAACGGCGCCGGCAAGACCACCACCCTCAAATCCATCATGGGCGTGCTGCGCTCGCGTACCGGCCAGATCACCTTCGGCGGGCAGGACATCCTGCGGCTGCCCAGCAACCGCGTCGCCGCGCGTGGCGTGGCCTGGGTGCCGGAGGAGCGCGCGATCCTGAGCACGCTGAGCGTCAAGGAAAATCTCGAGCTTCCTCCCGTGCGGCCCGGAGGCTGGACCACCGAGCGTGCGTATCAGGCGTTCCCGGTGCTGCGCGAGCGCGGCCACCACCCTGGCTCGAAGCTCTCGGGCGGCGAGCAGCAGATGCTCGCGATGGTGCGGGTGCTGCGCTCCGGCCCGAAGCTGTTGCTGCTCGACGAGCCGAGCGAGGGCCTCGCGCCGGTGATTGTCCAGAGCATCGGGCGCATCATTGCCGAGCTGCAAAGGGAAGGACTCGCGGTGCTGCTCGTCGAGCAGAACCTTCGCTTCGCCACCCGCCTCGCTGACCGGCACTACGTCTTCGTCGATGGCAAAATCGTCGAGGAAGTCCAGCGCGATGAGGTGCCCGCCCGCCACGGTGACCTGCTGAGGTACCTCAGCGTGTAG
- a CDS encoding ABC transporter substrate-binding protein, protein MKRTQRTTLTLLAGLLALGAAQAQKLSDNTIKIGVLTDLSGVYSEITGQGSVKAAQMAAADFMKANKSYAGKVQVVGVDHQNKADVAANKASEMIDRQNVDVLMDLPTSSAALAASNVAKSKKVPVMVVTGGTTALTNESCNKYTFHYAYDNYMLANGTGTAVTKRGGNSWYVIYPNYAFGQDLNRQMTAAIQENKGRLAAPSDATPFPNTDFSSYLLKAQSLKPKVFGTMQAGADLVNVVKQYNEFGLRKQGIGLGIGLLFETDVSALGQDAFAGALATVPWFWNLDARSRVWAQTFEKSFGKKPTWAQAGVYSATMTYLQAVARAKSDDGDAVVKALEGHRFSDFFARNAQIRPQDHRVILDVYTVQVKSKAQAKENGDYFSRVATIPAARAFQPLAESKCKM, encoded by the coding sequence ATGAAACGAACCCAACGCACCACCCTGACCCTCCTTGCCGGCCTGCTCGCCCTCGGAGCGGCCCAGGCCCAGAAGCTCAGCGACAACACCATCAAGATCGGTGTGCTCACCGACCTCTCCGGTGTGTACTCGGAAATCACCGGCCAGGGCAGTGTCAAGGCCGCCCAGATGGCTGCCGCCGACTTCATGAAGGCGAACAAGTCCTACGCCGGTAAGGTGCAGGTCGTGGGCGTCGACCACCAGAACAAGGCCGATGTGGCTGCCAACAAGGCCTCGGAGATGATCGACCGCCAGAACGTCGACGTGTTGATGGACCTCCCGACATCCAGTGCGGCGCTCGCGGCCTCCAATGTCGCCAAGAGCAAGAAGGTTCCGGTGATGGTCGTGACTGGCGGCACCACGGCGCTGACCAACGAGAGCTGCAACAAGTACACCTTCCACTACGCCTACGACAACTACATGCTCGCCAACGGCACCGGCACCGCCGTGACCAAGCGCGGCGGCAACTCGTGGTACGTGATTTACCCCAACTACGCCTTCGGCCAGGACCTCAACCGTCAGATGACGGCGGCGATTCAGGAGAACAAGGGTAGACTCGCCGCGCCGAGCGACGCCACGCCCTTTCCCAACACCGACTTCTCCAGCTACCTGCTCAAGGCCCAGAGCCTCAAGCCCAAGGTCTTCGGGACCATGCAGGCGGGGGCGGATCTCGTGAACGTGGTCAAGCAGTACAACGAGTTCGGGCTGCGCAAGCAGGGCATCGGCCTCGGGATCGGGCTCCTGTTCGAAACAGATGTGTCGGCCCTCGGCCAGGACGCTTTTGCGGGTGCGCTCGCTACGGTGCCGTGGTTCTGGAACCTTGACGCCCGCTCACGTGTCTGGGCGCAGACCTTCGAGAAATCGTTCGGCAAGAAGCCCACCTGGGCGCAGGCTGGCGTGTACTCGGCCACCATGACCTACCTCCAGGCGGTGGCCCGCGCCAAGAGCGACGATGGCGACGCCGTGGTCAAGGCCCTCGAAGGCCACCGCTTTAGCGACTTCTTCGCCCGCAATGCCCAGATTCGCCCACAGGACCACCGCGTGATCCTGGACGTGTACACCGTGCAGGTCAAGAGCAAGGCCCAGGCGAAGGAGAACGGCGACTACTTCAGCCGCGTTGCCACCATCCCGGCCGCCCGCGCCTTCCAGCCACTCGCCGAGAGCAAGTGCAAGATGTAA
- a CDS encoding branched-chain amino acid ABC transporter permease → MNTQLLLIQVFNGLVNGAFYALLSLGLAVIFGMLRIVNFAHGALYMLGAFTAFALGQAFGLGFWPSLILAPLLVGVLGMILERTLLSRLYGLESSYNLLLTFGLTLLTQDLVKQVMLTRFAVSSAPYTPPEVLSGVVNLGFVVFPKYRLFVIGLSLVICLLTWFVIEKTRVGAIIRASTENPTVTRAFGIDVSKWVTGVFGVGVGLAGLAGVLAAPIYSVEPYMGAELIITTFAVVVIGGMGSILGSVITGFAVGVLAAIGSALYPPIANTLVFILMALVLLIRPSGLFGLPEGAR, encoded by the coding sequence ATGAATACGCAACTGCTGCTCATTCAAGTGTTCAACGGCCTGGTGAACGGCGCGTTCTACGCGCTGCTCTCACTGGGGCTCGCGGTGATCTTCGGAATGTTGAGGATCGTCAACTTCGCGCACGGCGCGCTCTACATGCTGGGGGCCTTCACGGCGTTCGCCCTCGGGCAGGCGTTCGGGCTGGGCTTCTGGCCGTCTTTGATCCTCGCGCCGCTGCTGGTGGGCGTGCTCGGGATGATCCTGGAGCGCACGCTGCTCTCGCGCCTCTACGGTCTGGAGTCGAGCTATAACTTGCTGCTGACTTTCGGTCTGACCCTGCTGACCCAGGACCTTGTCAAGCAGGTGATGCTCACCCGTTTCGCGGTGTCGAGCGCGCCCTACACGCCGCCTGAGGTCTTGAGCGGTGTGGTCAACCTCGGCTTCGTGGTCTTTCCGAAGTATCGCCTGTTCGTGATCGGTCTCAGCCTCGTGATCTGTCTGCTGACCTGGTTCGTGATCGAGAAGACGCGCGTCGGGGCCATCATCCGCGCGAGCACTGAGAACCCGACCGTCACGCGGGCCTTCGGCATCGACGTGAGCAAGTGGGTGACCGGGGTCTTCGGGGTCGGCGTCGGCCTCGCGGGACTGGCCGGCGTGCTGGCGGCGCCGATCTACTCGGTCGAGCCGTACATGGGGGCCGAACTCATCATCACCACCTTCGCGGTGGTCGTCATCGGCGGGATGGGGAGCATCCTCGGGAGCGTGATTACTGGCTTCGCGGTGGGGGTGCTCGCGGCCATCGGCTCGGCCCTCTATCCACCGATCGCCAATACCCTGGTCTTTATCCTGATGGCGCTCGTGCTGCTGATCCGCCCAAGTGGTCTTTTCGGACTTCCGGAGGGGGCAAGGTGA
- a CDS encoding branched-chain amino acid ABC transporter permease → MTVIPRTASKTDRERNVRAAWLIGLGLVLLVLPRLIYPVLALDILAWGLFAVAFDLLFGFSGLLSFGHAAFWGSSAYATAYLLAQGQSVPVAMLGGTLVALGLAVPVAYLSVRSAGIYFSMITLAFAQMLSFLALQWTDVTGGENGLQGLARPNFLGLDLSDSVVRYYFALAVFTAGFSLAYRTVRSPFGQALQAVRDNEARAQSVGYNPVRFKFVAFLISAGLAGLAGSLFTFGHGVVSLEVVNWRTSGEVVMMTLLGGTTTLFGPVIGAGLVLLLRDALTTANLPAGIVTGVVFVVVVLFFRRGVVGTVQHWLRRK, encoded by the coding sequence GTGACCGTTATTCCTCGCACCGCCTCTAAAACGGACCGTGAGCGTAATGTGCGCGCGGCGTGGCTGATCGGTCTGGGTCTCGTGCTGCTGGTGCTGCCGCGCCTGATCTATCCGGTGCTCGCGCTCGACATTCTTGCCTGGGGTCTGTTCGCGGTGGCTTTCGATCTGCTGTTCGGCTTTTCGGGCCTGCTTTCCTTCGGCCATGCCGCGTTCTGGGGCTCAAGCGCCTACGCCACCGCCTACCTGCTCGCGCAGGGCCAGAGCGTGCCGGTGGCGATGCTGGGCGGCACGCTTGTCGCGCTGGGCTTGGCGGTGCCGGTCGCCTATCTCAGTGTGCGGAGCGCGGGTATCTACTTTTCGATGATTACGCTCGCTTTCGCCCAGATGCTCTCCTTTCTTGCGTTGCAGTGGACCGACGTGACGGGGGGCGAAAACGGCCTCCAGGGGCTCGCGCGCCCGAACTTCCTCGGGCTCGATCTCAGTGACAGTGTCGTGCGTTATTATTTCGCGCTTGCGGTGTTCACGGCCGGCTTCTCCCTTGCCTACCGCACAGTGCGCAGTCCCTTCGGTCAGGCTTTGCAAGCGGTGCGTGACAATGAGGCGCGCGCGCAGAGTGTCGGCTATAACCCGGTGCGCTTCAAGTTCGTCGCCTTCCTGATCAGTGCCGGCCTTGCCGGGCTTGCGGGTAGTCTGTTCACCTTTGGCCACGGCGTGGTGAGCCTGGAGGTGGTCAACTGGCGCACCTCAGGTGAAGTGGTCATGATGACTTTGCTCGGCGGTACCACCACCCTGTTCGGTCCGGTGATCGGCGCTGGCCTCGTGCTGCTGCTGCGCGACGCCCTCACTACCGCCAACCTCCCTGCCGGCATTGTGACGGGTGTGGTGTTTGTGGTCGTGGTGCTGTTTTTCCGGCGCGGTGTTGTGGGAACCGTGCAGCACTGGTTGCGGCGGAAGTAG
- a CDS encoding DUF1990 domain-containing protein, whose amino-acid sequence MSRAPRPPLHELQKARLEAYAKAKDSFDAERLSECTTATGWHIDDYEQELPGEAPGPPEPQGPFRAAQQVLRNYSFPPPGLITGIFEPDTPLEQRVMVLRGRFLFFTFWFGVRVSGVIDEVRTTPDGLEEAVWGYNYRTLEGHFEQGQIEFTVHKQLGTGRVIMKIHSVSKTGHIANPFYRLGFRLFGRMLQRRFAQGSLARTREQVEVMVRLGNVMPPPSETPVQPVSREELPGGVAEQVTKHVEQSQQDEKARLQTSSDPHAKG is encoded by the coding sequence GTGAGCCGCGCGCCCCGGCCTCCCCTGCACGAGCTGCAAAAGGCCCGGCTGGAGGCGTACGCCAAAGCCAAAGACAGCTTCGACGCCGAGCGCCTCAGCGAGTGCACCACCGCGACCGGCTGGCATATCGACGACTACGAGCAGGAACTGCCGGGCGAGGCGCCGGGTCCGCCTGAGCCCCAGGGTCCGTTCCGCGCCGCGCAACAGGTGCTGCGCAACTACTCCTTTCCGCCCCCCGGCCTGATCACCGGTATCTTCGAGCCCGACACGCCGCTCGAGCAGCGCGTGATGGTGCTGCGCGGGCGCTTTCTCTTCTTCACCTTCTGGTTTGGCGTGCGGGTGAGTGGCGTGATTGACGAGGTCCGCACCACGCCCGACGGCCTGGAGGAAGCGGTCTGGGGTTACAACTACCGCACCCTCGAAGGTCACTTCGAGCAGGGCCAGATCGAGTTCACCGTGCACAAGCAACTCGGGACCGGACGGGTGATCATGAAAATCCACTCGGTGTCGAAGACGGGGCACATTGCCAACCCCTTCTATCGCCTCGGATTCCGCCTTTTCGGGCGGATGCTCCAGCGCCGCTTCGCGCAGGGCTCGCTCGCCCGCACCCGCGAGCAGGTCGAGGTGATGGTGCGCCTCGGAAATGTCATGCCGCCGCCGAGCGAAACGCCGGTGCAGCCGGTGTCACGTGAGGAGCTTCCCGGCGGGGTGGCCGAGCAGGTCACCAAGCATGTCGAGCAGTCTCAGCAGGATGAAAAGGCCCGTCTCCAGACCAGCAGCGATCCCCACGCCAAGGGCTGA
- a CDS encoding DUF1990 family protein yields MPKDEQVQSDGAGKLIERRYWVEVQGSQRSIQELMADIQLNIADYAPGLLADFEKSKGSTGTLRPGDEFAIKILGPWNGDVRVTDVSDTHFELRTLEGHPEAGDIRFFIEPLEHFPDAFHFEIRSLARSRDGLVSFAYDTVGVGKKMQEQTWVAFCERVAEQSGGEKIGDVQVRTLYEEDLHPVVKAEAE; encoded by the coding sequence ATGCCCAAAGACGAACAAGTGCAGAGCGACGGAGCGGGAAAGCTGATCGAGCGGCGCTACTGGGTCGAGGTGCAGGGCTCGCAGCGCTCCATTCAGGAGCTGATGGCCGACATCCAGCTCAACATCGCCGACTACGCGCCCGGGCTGCTCGCCGATTTCGAGAAGAGCAAGGGCTCGACCGGCACGCTGCGGCCCGGCGACGAGTTCGCCATCAAGATCCTCGGTCCCTGGAACGGCGACGTGCGGGTGACGGACGTCAGCGACACCCACTTCGAACTCCGCACCCTCGAAGGCCACCCGGAAGCCGGCGACATCCGCTTTTTCATCGAACCGCTCGAGCATTTTCCGGACGCTTTCCACTTCGAGATCCGCTCGCTCGCCCGCTCGCGTGACGGGCTGGTGTCTTTTGCCTACGACACGGTGGGCGTCGGAAAAAAGATGCAGGAGCAGACCTGGGTGGCGTTTTGTGAGCGCGTCGCCGAGCAGAGCGGGGGCGAGAAGATCGGGGACGTGCAGGTGCGGACCCTCTACGAAGAAGACCTGCACCCGGTGGTTAAGGCGGAAGCCGAGTGA